One stretch of Oncorhynchus clarkii lewisi isolate Uvic-CL-2024 chromosome 3, UVic_Ocla_1.0, whole genome shotgun sequence DNA includes these proteins:
- the LOC139393015 gene encoding large proline-rich protein BAG6-like isoform X5: MEEPGADIEVTVKTLDSQSRSYTVGGQLTVKEFKEHIATSVGIPVDKQRLIYQGRVLQDERTLTEYNVGGKVIHLVERAPPQPSQPGSGSGVAEAGAMPSSTTSQGTSQVPPQDRNANSYVMLGTFNLPVNVMDPQQIQMSVQQMMSGLGENARNARVSTSTGSNGSMNVHIDMDQSVQSEPRLRLLLAENLLRDTNALIERMEGQPSGTSAQPDSAAAASPPSSSSTTSPSTQPMDTSPPPSTTPPSFSSSTQTEGAAQAGPNHPSPAELVEMLSELRRVEERLQPFVQRTHTILESATTAEYANAEREEDQRILNLVGEALRLLGNALVALSDLRCNLLSPTPRHLHVIRPMSHYTSPVSMPGAVHHHIPLHMNLGATVTMASNGRPATEEQAQPSQAAGQSDQPDSGVPQAAGQPNAAGMGQPGFQMPPGVQMNPDFMQSIMQQIAQYTEAVAAATGGTIPGQPLQPTPPGSTATSSTTTTGPNTPTTTTTTGPNTPATTPTAPPPPSGAPQARVVFTRPTFAPRVPPPAFGTRGATINLRASVPPMMGQQPGQPFPPAALNQMISGLVGQLLMPGQMAGQTATTSASHTFSSASHTFSSSSSNSSSSSSGPIPTPAPAPSTTVPPGQSGAIPTMPQGAPPDLAQLLGSLLGTAGTVPGAMGPSITVTMPGVPAFVQGVSDFMQASGPVFPPPPNGAQQPFASGTPPPGTTPNPPTGDGAGAQGEALNPELFTGIVQGVLSTMMGSLGSPQSNTESIAQFIQRLSETSNIFTPGTGDAMGFFGDLLTLVCQNFSMVDLVLLLHGQNQPLGRIQTQLSQFFTQHYLNGSEPTDHNVAAAADGLINELEEYITESFSSVAVLEGVNVTQTNLSFFRRQLTRIATHILRCTDNTFGPQLLQMCNQGLFECLALNLYCLRGEQSALTSVINHRIRTLSTDMNPSLVNWLTSMMTMRLQVILEHIPVTEDQILHYAVHTQQGEASNAQEPQRAQIIEMEDTHSPAPATTAEEAMASSQETRAEPRETGATGGAAPLGGAMAAAEASGREEPGRETEAWAAAVPAEWVPIIRHDLITQRKMKAQPPMSDAYLHGMPAKRRKTGQGDGALLSLSDAVSRAARTAEVRPVTSPDHLQEELDSPELQEAYAEQVKKDIKKRVREDPDFSAQQFPNTHRAFSSDS, from the exons ATGGAGGAACCGGGTGCTGATATAGAGGTGACTGTCAAAACTTTGGACTCCCAGAGCCGAAGTTACACTGTAGGCGGCCAG TTGACAGTGAAAGAGTTCAAGGAGCACATTGCCACTTCAGTTGGGATTCCTGTGGACAAACAGAGGCTGATCTACCAGGGCCGAGTCCTGCAGGATGAGAGGACACTGACAGAGTACA ACGTCGGTGGAAAAGTCATCCACCTGGTGGAGCGGGCCCCCCCTCAGCCCTCCCAgccaggctcggggtcaggggtAGCGGAGGCCGGAGCGATgccctcctctaccacctcccaggGAACGTCCCAAGTGCCCCCACAGGACCGCAACGCCAACAGCTATGTCATGCTGGGGACCTTCAACCTCCCGGTTAACGTCATGGACCCTCAGCAGATCCAG ATGTCAGTCCAGCAAATGATGTCAGGCTTGGGAGAGAATGCAAGGAATGCCAGAGTCAGCACCAGCACCGGG AGCAATGGTTCCATGAATGTGCACATTGATATGGACCAATCGGTTCAGAGTGAGCCCAGGCTGAGACTGCTATTGGCTGAGAACTTGCTGAGGGACACCAATGCTCTCATCGAGAGGATGGAG GGTCAACCAAGCGGCACCTCAGCCCAACCAGATTCTGCTGCTGCAgcatctcctccctcttcctcctccactacctctcCCTCCACCCAGCCCATGGACACGTCTCCACCTCCATCTActacccctccatccttctcttcctccactcAAACAGAGGGAGCCGCCCAAGCTGGACCCAA TCACCCCAGCCCAGCAGAGCTAGTGGAGATGCTTTCAGAgctgaggagggtggaggagagacttCAGCCATTCGTCCAGAGAACACACACTATCCTAGAGTCTGCTACCACCGCAGAATATGCCAACGCC gaaagagaggaggaccagcgGATTCTCAACCTGGTGGGCGAGGCCCTCCGTCTCCTGGGCAATGCCCTGGTTGCCCTTAGTGACCTGCGCTGCAACCTGCTGAGCCCCACCCCACGCCACCTACACGTAATCCGGCCAATGTCTCACTACACCTCCCCAGTGTCCATGCCTGGAGCCGTGCACCATCACATCCCGCTACAT ATGAACCTGGGAGCCACGGTCACGATGGCGTCCAatggcagaccagctacagaGGAACAGGCCCAGCCCAGTCAGGCCGCCGGCCAATCGGACCAGCCAG ACTCTGGTGTTCCTCAGGCAGCTGGACAGCCCAACGCTGCAGGAATGGGGCAGCCAG GCTTCCAAATGCCTCCCGGTGTTCAGATGAACCCAGACTTCATGCAGTCCATCATGCAGCAGATCGCCCAGTACACAGAGGCTGTGGCTGCTGCCACCGGGGGCACCATCCCTGGCCAACCCCTCCAGCCTACCCCCCCAGGCTCCACCGCTAcctcttccaccaccaccactggccctaacacccccaccaccaccaccaccactggcCCTAACACCCCTGCCACCACCCCCACggccccccccccaccttctggGGCACCCCAGGCCAGGGTGGTGTTTACTCGGCCCACCTTTGCCCCCAGGGTCCCTCCACCCGCCTTTGGCACGCGGGGGGCCACCATCAACCTTAGAGCTAGCGTGCCCCCCATGATGGGTCAGCAACCAGGACAG CCCTTCCCTCCTGCTGCCCTCAATCAGATGATCAGTGGGCTGGTGGGACAACTCCTAATGCCTGGACAGATGG CTGGTCAAACAGCCACCACCTCTGCCTCTCATACCTTCTCCTCAGCTTCTCATaccttctcctcatcctcctccaactcttcttcttcctcctctggcCCTATCCCCACCCCTGCTCCTGCTCCTAGCACCACTGTTCCCCCAGGCCAGTCCGGAGCCATCCCCACTATGCCCCAGGGAGCTCCCCCTGACCTGGCCCAGCTCCTGGGCTCTCTCCTGGGGACAGCGGGGACAGTTCCTGGGGCCATGGGACCCTCCATCACTGTGACCATGCCTGGAGTGCCTGCCTTCGTCCAGGGAGTGTCTGACTTCATGCAG GCCTCCGGACCAGTCTTCCCACCACCCCCCAATGGTGCCCAACAGCCCTTTGCCTCTGGCACCCCTCCACCCGGGACCACCCCTAACCCTCCCACGGGGGACGGTGCCGGAGCCCAGGGAGAGGCCCTGAATCCGGAGTTGTTCACTGGGATTGTACAGGGGGTCCTGTCTACCATGATGGGCTCCCTGGGCTCTCCTCAGAGCAACACTGAGAGCATCGCCCAGTTCATCCAGAGGCTCTCCGAGACCAGCAACATCTTCACACCCGGCACAGGGGACGCCATGG GTTTCTTTGGAGATCTACTGACCCTAGTGTGTCAGAACTTCTCCATGGTGGACCTGGTCTTGCTGCTCCATGGCCAGAACCAGCCCCTGGGTCGCATCCAGACCCAGCTGTCTCAGTTCTTCACCCAGCATTACCTCAACGGGAGCGAGCCCACCGACCACAATGTCGCT GCTGCTGCTGATGGTCTCATCAATGAACTTGAGGAGTACATTACCGAGAGCTTT TCTTCAGTGGCAGTGTTGGAGGGTGTCAACGTCACTCAGACCAACCTGTCCTTCTTCAGGCGGCAGTTAACGCGTATCGCCACACACATACTCCGCTGCACAG ACAACACGTTTGGGCCGCAGCTGCTGCAGATGTGCAACCAGGGGCTGTTTGAGTGTCTGGCCCTCAACCTGTACTGtctgagaggagagcagagtgccctcacttctgtcatcaacCACCGCAta AGGACGTTGTCGACTGACATGAACCCCAGCCTGGTGAACTGGCTGACCAGTATGATGACCATGAGGCTGCAGGTCATCCTGGAGCACATCCCCGTCACAGAGGACCAGATACTGCATTATGCCGTCCACACACAGCag GGGGAGGCTTCTAATGCACAGGAGCCTCAACGTGCCCAGATCATAGAG ATGGAGGACACTCACTCCCCAGCCCCGGCCACCACAGCTGAGGAAGCCATGGCGTCGTCACAGGAGACTAGGGCAGAGCCTAGGGAAACTGGAGCCACCGGAGGGGCTGCGCCATTGGGTGGCGCCATGGCAGCAGCTGAAGCCAGCGGGAGGGAGGAGCCTGGTAGAGAGACCGAGGCCTGGGCTGCTGCCGTCCCTGCT GAGTGGGTACCGATCATCAGACATGACCTGATCACCCAGAGGAAGATGAAGGCCCAGCCTCCCATGTCCGACGCCTATTTACATGGGATGCCTGCCAAACGCAGGAAG acaggacagggggacggcgctcttctctccctctccgacGCAGTGAGCAGGGCGGCAAGGACGGCCGAAGTCAGGCCAGTCACTTCCCCAGACCACCTGCAGGAGGAGCTTGACAGCCCTGAGCTCCAGGAGGCATATGCAGAGCAG GTGAAGAAAGACATAAAGAAGCGAGTGAGAGAGGACCCGGACTTCAGCGCTCAGCAGttccccaacacacacagagcTTTTTCATCAGACTCATAA
- the LOC139393015 gene encoding large proline-rich protein BAG6-like isoform X4, producing the protein MEEPGADIEVTVKTLDSQSRSYTVGGQLTVKEFKEHIATSVGIPVDKQRLIYQGRVLQDERTLTEYNVGGKVIHLVERAPPQPSQPGSGSGVAEAGAMPSSTTSQGTSQVPPQDRNANSYVMLGTFNLPVNVMDPQQIQMSVQQMMSGLGENARNARVSTSTGSNGSMNVHIDMDQSVQSEPRLRLLLAENLLRDTNALIERMEGQPSGTSAQPDSAAAASPPSSSSTTSPSTQPMDTSPPPSTTPPSFSSSTQTEGAAQAGPNHPSPAELVEMLSELRRVEERLQPFVQRTHTILESATTAEYANAEREEDQRILNLVGEALRLLGNALVALSDLRCNLLSPTPRHLHVIRPMSHYTSPVSMPGAVHHHIPLHMNLGATVTMASNGRPATEEQAQPSQAAGQSDQPDSGVPQAAGQPNAAGMGQPGFQMPPGVQMNPDFMQSIMQQIAQYTEAVAAATGGTIPGQPLQPTPPGSTATSSTTTTGPNTPTTTTTTGPNTPATTPTAPPPPSGAPQARVVFTRPTFAPRVPPPAFGTRGATINLRASVPPMMGQQPGQPFPPAALNQMISGLVGQLLMPGQMAGQTATTSASHTFSSASHTFSSSSSNSSSSSSGPIPTPAPAPSTTVPPGQSGAIPTMPQGAPPDLAQLLGSLLGTAGTVPGAMGPSITVTMPGVPAFVQGVSDFMQASGPVFPPPPNGAQQPFASGTPPPGTTPNPPTGDGAGAQGEALNPELFTGIVQGVLSTMMGSLGSPQSNTESIAQFIQRLSETSNIFTPGTGDAMVVSIPSGFFGDLLTLVCQNFSMVDLVLLLHGQNQPLGRIQTQLSQFFTQHYLNGSEPTDHNVAAAADGLINELEEYITESFSSVAVLEGVNVTQTNLSFFRRQLTRIATHILRCTDNTFGPQLLQMCNQGLFECLALNLYCLRGEQSALTSVINHRIRTLSTDMNPSLVNWLTSMMTMRLQVILEHIPVTEDQILHYAVHTQQGEASNAQEPQRAQIIEMEDTHSPAPATTAEEAMASSQETRAEPRETGATGGAAPLGGAMAAAEASGREEPGRETEAWAAAVPAEWVPIIRHDLITQRKMKAQPPMSDAYLHGMPAKRRKTGQGDGALLSLSDAVSRAARTAEVRPVTSPDHLQEELDSPELQEAYAEQVKKDIKKRVREDPDFSAQQFPNTHRAFSSDS; encoded by the exons ATGGAGGAACCGGGTGCTGATATAGAGGTGACTGTCAAAACTTTGGACTCCCAGAGCCGAAGTTACACTGTAGGCGGCCAG TTGACAGTGAAAGAGTTCAAGGAGCACATTGCCACTTCAGTTGGGATTCCTGTGGACAAACAGAGGCTGATCTACCAGGGCCGAGTCCTGCAGGATGAGAGGACACTGACAGAGTACA ACGTCGGTGGAAAAGTCATCCACCTGGTGGAGCGGGCCCCCCCTCAGCCCTCCCAgccaggctcggggtcaggggtAGCGGAGGCCGGAGCGATgccctcctctaccacctcccaggGAACGTCCCAAGTGCCCCCACAGGACCGCAACGCCAACAGCTATGTCATGCTGGGGACCTTCAACCTCCCGGTTAACGTCATGGACCCTCAGCAGATCCAG ATGTCAGTCCAGCAAATGATGTCAGGCTTGGGAGAGAATGCAAGGAATGCCAGAGTCAGCACCAGCACCGGG AGCAATGGTTCCATGAATGTGCACATTGATATGGACCAATCGGTTCAGAGTGAGCCCAGGCTGAGACTGCTATTGGCTGAGAACTTGCTGAGGGACACCAATGCTCTCATCGAGAGGATGGAG GGTCAACCAAGCGGCACCTCAGCCCAACCAGATTCTGCTGCTGCAgcatctcctccctcttcctcctccactacctctcCCTCCACCCAGCCCATGGACACGTCTCCACCTCCATCTActacccctccatccttctcttcctccactcAAACAGAGGGAGCCGCCCAAGCTGGACCCAA TCACCCCAGCCCAGCAGAGCTAGTGGAGATGCTTTCAGAgctgaggagggtggaggagagacttCAGCCATTCGTCCAGAGAACACACACTATCCTAGAGTCTGCTACCACCGCAGAATATGCCAACGCC gaaagagaggaggaccagcgGATTCTCAACCTGGTGGGCGAGGCCCTCCGTCTCCTGGGCAATGCCCTGGTTGCCCTTAGTGACCTGCGCTGCAACCTGCTGAGCCCCACCCCACGCCACCTACACGTAATCCGGCCAATGTCTCACTACACCTCCCCAGTGTCCATGCCTGGAGCCGTGCACCATCACATCCCGCTACAT ATGAACCTGGGAGCCACGGTCACGATGGCGTCCAatggcagaccagctacagaGGAACAGGCCCAGCCCAGTCAGGCCGCCGGCCAATCGGACCAGCCAG ACTCTGGTGTTCCTCAGGCAGCTGGACAGCCCAACGCTGCAGGAATGGGGCAGCCAG GCTTCCAAATGCCTCCCGGTGTTCAGATGAACCCAGACTTCATGCAGTCCATCATGCAGCAGATCGCCCAGTACACAGAGGCTGTGGCTGCTGCCACCGGGGGCACCATCCCTGGCCAACCCCTCCAGCCTACCCCCCCAGGCTCCACCGCTAcctcttccaccaccaccactggccctaacacccccaccaccaccaccaccactggcCCTAACACCCCTGCCACCACCCCCACggccccccccccaccttctggGGCACCCCAGGCCAGGGTGGTGTTTACTCGGCCCACCTTTGCCCCCAGGGTCCCTCCACCCGCCTTTGGCACGCGGGGGGCCACCATCAACCTTAGAGCTAGCGTGCCCCCCATGATGGGTCAGCAACCAGGACAG CCCTTCCCTCCTGCTGCCCTCAATCAGATGATCAGTGGGCTGGTGGGACAACTCCTAATGCCTGGACAGATGG CTGGTCAAACAGCCACCACCTCTGCCTCTCATACCTTCTCCTCAGCTTCTCATaccttctcctcatcctcctccaactcttcttcttcctcctctggcCCTATCCCCACCCCTGCTCCTGCTCCTAGCACCACTGTTCCCCCAGGCCAGTCCGGAGCCATCCCCACTATGCCCCAGGGAGCTCCCCCTGACCTGGCCCAGCTCCTGGGCTCTCTCCTGGGGACAGCGGGGACAGTTCCTGGGGCCATGGGACCCTCCATCACTGTGACCATGCCTGGAGTGCCTGCCTTCGTCCAGGGAGTGTCTGACTTCATGCAG GCCTCCGGACCAGTCTTCCCACCACCCCCCAATGGTGCCCAACAGCCCTTTGCCTCTGGCACCCCTCCACCCGGGACCACCCCTAACCCTCCCACGGGGGACGGTGCCGGAGCCCAGGGAGAGGCCCTGAATCCGGAGTTGTTCACTGGGATTGTACAGGGGGTCCTGTCTACCATGATGGGCTCCCTGGGCTCTCCTCAGAGCAACACTGAGAGCATCGCCCAGTTCATCCAGAGGCTCTCCGAGACCAGCAACATCTTCACACCCGGCACAGGGGACGCCATGG TTGTCTCTATTCCTTCAGGTTTCTTTGGAGATCTACTGACCCTAGTGTGTCAGAACTTCTCCATGGTGGACCTGGTCTTGCTGCTCCATGGCCAGAACCAGCCCCTGGGTCGCATCCAGACCCAGCTGTCTCAGTTCTTCACCCAGCATTACCTCAACGGGAGCGAGCCCACCGACCACAATGTCGCT GCTGCTGCTGATGGTCTCATCAATGAACTTGAGGAGTACATTACCGAGAGCTTT TCTTCAGTGGCAGTGTTGGAGGGTGTCAACGTCACTCAGACCAACCTGTCCTTCTTCAGGCGGCAGTTAACGCGTATCGCCACACACATACTCCGCTGCACAG ACAACACGTTTGGGCCGCAGCTGCTGCAGATGTGCAACCAGGGGCTGTTTGAGTGTCTGGCCCTCAACCTGTACTGtctgagaggagagcagagtgccctcacttctgtcatcaacCACCGCAta AGGACGTTGTCGACTGACATGAACCCCAGCCTGGTGAACTGGCTGACCAGTATGATGACCATGAGGCTGCAGGTCATCCTGGAGCACATCCCCGTCACAGAGGACCAGATACTGCATTATGCCGTCCACACACAGCag GGGGAGGCTTCTAATGCACAGGAGCCTCAACGTGCCCAGATCATAGAG ATGGAGGACACTCACTCCCCAGCCCCGGCCACCACAGCTGAGGAAGCCATGGCGTCGTCACAGGAGACTAGGGCAGAGCCTAGGGAAACTGGAGCCACCGGAGGGGCTGCGCCATTGGGTGGCGCCATGGCAGCAGCTGAAGCCAGCGGGAGGGAGGAGCCTGGTAGAGAGACCGAGGCCTGGGCTGCTGCCGTCCCTGCT GAGTGGGTACCGATCATCAGACATGACCTGATCACCCAGAGGAAGATGAAGGCCCAGCCTCCCATGTCCGACGCCTATTTACATGGGATGCCTGCCAAACGCAGGAAG acaggacagggggacggcgctcttctctccctctccgacGCAGTGAGCAGGGCGGCAAGGACGGCCGAAGTCAGGCCAGTCACTTCCCCAGACCACCTGCAGGAGGAGCTTGACAGCCCTGAGCTCCAGGAGGCATATGCAGAGCAG GTGAAGAAAGACATAAAGAAGCGAGTGAGAGAGGACCCGGACTTCAGCGCTCAGCAGttccccaacacacacagagcTTTTTCATCAGACTCATAA